The following are encoded together in the Humulus lupulus chromosome 5, drHumLupu1.1, whole genome shotgun sequence genome:
- the LOC133779306 gene encoding uncharacterized protein LOC133779306, translating to MVAEDWLKSVEAIFDHMDQNDHPRVSCVAHLLKLDVRIWRDVVKQTRDLNTMTWANFVQAFGKKYYSAAVLATRVEKIVTFVQGNFSNTYYAQKFVRLACFALEIVPTEAMQVQRFMRGLMPMIARDVKMTDG from the coding sequence atggtggcagaagattggtTAAAGTCAGTAGAAGCTATCTTTGACCACATGGACCAGAATGACCATCCAAGGGTTTCGTGTGTAGCTCACCTACTCAAGTTGGATGTAAGAATATGGCGGGATGTGGTGAAGCAGACTCGCGACTTGAACACTATGACATGGGCAAACTTTGTTCAAGCATTTGGCAAGAAGTACTACAGTGCAGCTGTATTGGCAACCAGGGTGGAAAAAATTGTGACTTTTGTTCAAGGTAACTTTTCCAATACCTATTACGCTCAGAAGTTTGTCAGGCTAGCTTGTTTTGCACTTGAAATAGTACCAACCGAAGCCATGCAGGTCCAAAGGTTTATGAGGGGACTTATGCCTATGATTGCTAGAGATGTCAAGATGACCGATGGTTAG
- the LOC133779305 gene encoding uncharacterized protein LOC133779305 — protein sequence MKLHHYALKKNFEFKVKKSAKNIWCTICVDDKCKWRLRATKLVNSTMFEVRKFFGEHTCSLDVRNKDHRQASPWLIGHVIRRKFEGDNVNYKPRSIVKDMSLSYGVHMSYAKAWRCREHALAYIRGIPESSFQKLPSFLYMMEQKNPGTITHLQMDNEDGTFLSTQCGGTLLCAMGQDANKQIYPIAFSVVDSENNDSWLYFLLRLKEAIGEVENLVFVSDRHTSIASALTKIFLRHTMVLCRTAASAATGPLATEVEGDLRKLADKSTTSFSFQSSQYEITVLDGDLDGDVDLRRKTCSCRRFDLTGLPCEHALAGARNRGISPYSLCSRFYTVEAWLSSYGGSVYTLGNEESWVIQNGIGSMMVAPPLVKQKAGRPKKKRRLSKGEKNSKQRRCSSYGVLGHNRVTCTTVCPPPSRHA from the exons ATGAAACTCCATCATTATGCATTAAAGAAAAACTTTGAGTTTAAAGTAAAGAAGTCTGCGAAAAATATATGGTGTACAATATGTGTTGATGATAAATGCAAATGGAGGTTGAGAGCTACAAAATTGGTTAATTCCACTATGTTTGAGGTTCGTAAATTTTTCGGTGAACACACATGTTCATTGGATGTTCGAAATAAAGATCACCGTCAGGCATCCCCATGGCTTATTGGACATGTCATAAGGAGAAAATTTGAGGGTGATAATGTTAATTACAAGCCAAGGTCAATTGTAAAAGATATGAGTTTATCATATGGAGTTCATATGAGCTATGCTAAAGCTTGGAGGTGTCGAGAGCATGCATTGGCTTACATAAGAGGTATACCAGAATCATCATTTCAGAAACTTCCCTCATTTCTATACATGATGGAGCAAAAAAATCCTGGAACTATTACTCATTTGCAGATGGACAATGAAG ATGGAACCTTCTTGAGTACTCAGTGTGGAGGTACTTTGTTATGTGCCATGGGACAAGATGCTAACAAGCAAATATATCCAATTGCATTTTCAGTAGTTGACTCAGAGAATAATGACTCATGGTTGTATTTTCTACTGAGGTTGAAGGAAGCGATTGGTGAAGTGGAGAATCTAGTATTCGTGTCTGATAGACATACTAGTATAGCAAGTGCCTTGACTAAAATTTTCCTGAGGCACACCATGGTGCTT TGTCGAACTGCAGCATCAGCGGCTACAGGTCCTCTTGCCACAGAAGTGGAAGGTGATTTGCGAAAGTTAGCAGACAAGTCCACTACCTCATTTTCTTTTCAGTCTAGTCAGTATGAAATAACAGTATTGGATGGTGATCTTGATGGAGATGTCGACCTGAGGAGGAAAACATGTAGTTGTAGAAGATTTGATTTGACAGGTCTTCCTTGTGAACATGCTCTAGCTGGTGCTCGAAATCGTGGCATTAGTCCATATAGTTTATGCTCCAGATTCTACACAGTTGAAGCATGGTTGTCATCCTATGGTGGATCTGTATATACGCTGGGTAATGAAGAATCTTGGGTGATACAAAATGGCATAGGAAGTATGATGGTAGCTCCTCCTTTAGTGAAGCAGAAGGCtggtcgtccaaagaagaaacGGCGTTTATCAAAGGGTGAGAAGAATAGCAAACAACGTAGATGTAGTAGTTATGGTGTCCTGGGCCACAATCGAGTGACGTGCACCACTGTTTGTCCCCCGCCGTCTAGACATGCTTAG